In the Chroococcidiopsis sp. SAG 2025 genome, one interval contains:
- a CDS encoding HNH endonuclease, with product MAKVLVLNASYEPINITSWRRAIVLLIKGKAEQVEHNGKVIYAEFPLPTVIRLRHYVRVPYKEIPLTRRNILHRDSHSCQYCGYIGEDLTLDHVLPRSRGGMDTWENIVTACVRCNVKKGSRTPSEAHMHLRHPPRKPYSSLYFEVTKHLKSGLHDEWQKYVIGL from the coding sequence ATGGCTAAGGTCTTAGTCCTGAACGCCTCTTACGAGCCGATTAACATCACGAGCTGGCGACGGGCAATTGTATTGCTAATTAAAGGCAAAGCGGAGCAAGTCGAACACAACGGCAAAGTCATTTACGCCGAGTTTCCCTTGCCGACTGTCATCCGCCTGCGTCACTACGTTCGCGTCCCTTACAAAGAAATTCCCCTTACCAGACGTAATATCCTCCATCGAGACAGTCACAGTTGTCAATACTGCGGCTACATCGGGGAGGATTTAACGTTAGACCACGTTCTACCGCGATCGCGTGGCGGGATGGATACTTGGGAAAACATCGTTACTGCGTGCGTCCGCTGCAACGTCAAGAAAGGCAGCCGCACTCCATCTGAGGCACACATGCATCTGCGCCATCCGCCGCGCAAGCCTTACAGCAGCCTCTACTTTGAAGTCACCAAGCATCTCAAGAGCGGTCTGCATGATGAGTGGCAAAAGTATGTCATCGGTCTTTAA
- a CDS encoding bifunctional oligoribonuclease/PAP phosphatase NrnA yields the protein MPLNSFKQLNSLPSTPNSESSVEEVEIDMGSAVATQEPSLAPLTGDSGTQPVGRNNNGSSTTSKVEALRQVLERHQHERHLVLLQDFPDPDALSSAWAYQLIAQQYDLQCDIVYAGTLSHQENIALVKLTGLPAQRLPVQTAKSKDLSGYKGYVLVDNQGTTSQLLSLVLEAGLPLISVIDHHSLQGELKPEFADIRPNVRATATILTQYLQTGLLVLDSSVGQHVKCATALMHGLRSDTSSLMQAQEEDFQAAGYLSRFYDYQLLKAVLQTNRSKRVMDVIERSLKNRIVQNNFSIAGVGYLRYDDRDAIPQAADFLVTEENVHTAVVYGIVHDEDEELEVVIGSLRTTKLTLDPDEFLKEAFGQDNQGRFFGGGRSGAGGFEIPMGFLSGSNEISAYAKMKWEVFDAQIKQKLQRLVNPQDSPIQTE from the coding sequence ATGCCCTTGAACTCGTTCAAGCAGCTTAATAGTCTGCCTTCCACTCCTAATAGCGAGTCTTCTGTTGAAGAAGTTGAGATAGATATGGGATCTGCGGTTGCAACCCAAGAACCATCTCTCGCTCCCTTGACCGGCGATTCTGGGACTCAACCAGTTGGACGCAACAACAATGGTTCTTCCACCACGTCAAAAGTGGAAGCATTGCGGCAAGTTTTAGAGCGACATCAGCACGAACGACATTTAGTCTTATTGCAAGACTTCCCCGACCCCGATGCTCTTTCGTCGGCGTGGGCGTATCAACTCATCGCGCAGCAATACGATTTGCAGTGCGACATCGTTTATGCCGGAACCTTGAGCCATCAAGAAAATATTGCTTTAGTCAAACTAACAGGACTACCAGCGCAGCGCCTACCAGTTCAAACAGCTAAAAGCAAAGACTTATCTGGTTATAAAGGCTACGTGCTAGTTGATAACCAGGGGACGACAAGTCAACTGCTCTCGCTCGTTTTAGAAGCAGGTTTGCCACTCATATCGGTCATTGACCATCACAGCCTGCAAGGAGAACTCAAGCCAGAGTTTGCCGATATTCGTCCCAACGTCCGCGCCACAGCCACAATTTTGACCCAGTACTTGCAAACAGGGTTACTGGTACTCGATAGTAGCGTCGGACAACACGTCAAATGCGCCACTGCCTTGATGCACGGCTTGCGCTCCGACACCAGCAGCTTGATGCAAGCGCAAGAAGAGGATTTTCAGGCAGCAGGTTACTTGAGTCGATTTTACGATTACCAATTGCTTAAAGCCGTATTGCAGACCAATCGCTCCAAACGGGTGATGGATGTGATCGAGCGATCGCTGAAAAATCGTATAGTTCAAAATAACTTTTCGATTGCAGGTGTGGGATACCTACGTTATGACGACCGCGATGCTATTCCTCAAGCAGCTGACTTTTTAGTCACAGAAGAAAACGTCCACACGGCTGTCGTTTATGGTATCGTTCACGACGAAGATGAAGAACTAGAAGTTGTCATCGGGTCGCTACGTACCACCAAACTTACCCTAGACCCCGACGAATTTCTTAAAGAAGCTTTCGGACAAGACAATCAAGGACGTTTCTTTGGTGGCGGACGTAGCGGCGCGGGGGGCTTTGAAATTCCAATGGGCTTCTTATCTGGCAGTAATGAAATTTCTGCGTACGCCAAAATGAAATGGGAAGTCTTCGACGCTCAAATCAAGCAGAAGCTTCAACGACTGGTCAACCCACAAGATAGTCCGATTCAGACTGAATAG
- the sixA gene encoding phosphohistidine phosphatase SixA: protein MELYLIRHGIAEERSPDVEDEKRELTAKGRDKTQKVAKRLYELGLRFELILTSPLARARQTAEILQTCGLSSQIEESSHLSPEGDFHLWLSWLEQKQMLATDTQLALVGHEPDLGQWVEMLIWGKLKQEPAFAENSLDDDSAALVLKKAGIIGVNLPKVNSPRGRSQLFWLAPPKFLL from the coding sequence ATGGAATTGTATTTAATCCGTCACGGTATTGCTGAAGAAAGAAGTCCCGATGTGGAGGATGAAAAACGGGAATTGACAGCTAAAGGACGGGATAAAACTCAAAAAGTAGCAAAACGCCTCTACGAACTCGGCTTGCGATTCGAGCTAATTTTGACCAGTCCCCTAGCTAGAGCAAGACAAACAGCAGAAATTTTGCAAACTTGTGGATTGAGTTCTCAAATTGAAGAATCTAGCCACTTGTCTCCAGAAGGAGATTTTCATCTGTGGTTAAGCTGGCTAGAACAAAAGCAAATGCTGGCTACTGATACTCAACTAGCTTTAGTCGGTCACGAACCAGATTTGGGACAATGGGTAGAAATGCTGATTTGGGGAAAACTCAAACAAGAGCCAGCATTTGCTGAAAATTCTCTGGATGATGACTCTGCTGCCCTAGTTCTGAAAAAAGCAGGTATCATTGGTGTTAACTTACCAAAAGTCAATTCTCCTAGGGGTCGAAGTCAACTGTTTTGGTTGGCTCCACCGAAGTTTCTGCTCTAG
- a CDS encoding citrate synthase, translated as MSVCEFRPGLEGIPAAQSGISFVNGQQGILEYRGIRIEELAEKSNFLETAYLLIWGELPTQQELEEFEHEVRHHRRIKYRIRDMMKSFPESGHPMDALQASAAALGLFYSKRDLENPVYIRDAVVRLLATVPTMIAAFQLMRNGNDPVRPHDGLDYSANFLYMLNEREPDPLAARIFDVCLILHAEHTMNASTFSARVTASTLTDPYAVVASAVGTLGGPLHGGANEEVITMLEEIGSVENVRPYLEDCMQRKAKIMGFGHRVYKVKDPRATILQKLAEQLFEKFGYDKYYDIAVELEHAVAEKLGGKGIYPNVDFYSGLVYRKMGIPTDLFTPVFAIARVAGWLAHWKEQLVQNRIYRPTQVYNGHHDVSYTPVHLRQ; from the coding sequence ATGTCCGTTTGCGAATTTAGACCAGGTCTAGAAGGCATCCCTGCCGCCCAATCCGGTATCAGCTTTGTCAACGGACAACAAGGGATACTGGAGTATCGCGGCATCCGCATCGAAGAGTTAGCCGAAAAAAGTAACTTTTTAGAAACTGCCTATCTCTTAATTTGGGGCGAACTTCCAACCCAGCAAGAGTTAGAGGAATTCGAGCATGAAGTGAGACATCATCGGCGAATTAAGTATCGCATTCGGGATATGATGAAAAGCTTTCCTGAAAGCGGTCATCCGATGGATGCACTACAAGCCTCAGCAGCGGCATTAGGCTTGTTCTATTCTAAACGCGACTTAGAGAATCCTGTATACATTAGAGATGCCGTCGTGCGGCTGCTAGCAACAGTACCGACGATGATCGCAGCGTTTCAGTTGATGCGGAATGGCAACGACCCCGTGCGTCCCCATGACGGCTTGGATTACTCCGCAAACTTTCTCTACATGCTCAACGAACGGGAACCAGACCCATTAGCTGCACGGATCTTTGATGTTTGCTTAATTCTCCATGCCGAACATACGATGAACGCTTCCACGTTTTCGGCACGGGTGACGGCTTCGACACTAACCGATCCTTACGCTGTAGTCGCGTCAGCAGTTGGCACTCTCGGCGGACCGCTACATGGAGGAGCCAATGAGGAAGTGATTACGATGCTAGAAGAAATTGGCTCGGTAGAAAATGTCCGTCCTTACTTAGAGGACTGTATGCAGCGCAAAGCTAAGATCATGGGCTTCGGTCATCGAGTCTACAAGGTGAAAGACCCGCGAGCAACCATTTTACAAAAATTGGCAGAGCAGTTATTTGAAAAATTCGGCTACGACAAATACTATGACATCGCCGTAGAGTTAGAACATGCCGTAGCAGAAAAACTGGGCGGGAAAGGCATCTATCCTAACGTTGACTTTTACTCTGGCTTGGTATACAGAAAGATGGGTATCCCTACGGACTTATTTACACCCGTATTTGCGATCGCCCGCGTAGCAGGTTGGCTAGCTCACTGGAAAGAACAGCTCGTCCAAAACCGTATTTATCGCCCCACCCAAGTCTACAATGGTCATCACGATGTCTCCTATACTCCAGTTCATTTGAGACAGTGA
- the nuoH gene encoding NADH-quinone oxidoreductase subunit NuoH translates to MNSGIDLQGTFIETLMDLGLPADVAKVIWMPLPMILMIIGSTVGVLVCVWLERKISAAAQQRIGPEYIGPFGLLAPVADGLKLVFKEDVVPAKSDSLLFTLGPIIVVIPVFLSYLIVPFGQNLVITNVGMGVFLWISLSSIQPIGLLMAGYSSNNKYSLLGGLRAAAQSISYEVPLALSVLAVVMMSNSLSTIDIVEQQSGYGILGWNVWRQPLGFVIFWIAALAECERMPFDLPEAEEELVAGYQTEYAGMKFGLFYLGSYVNLVLSALMVAVLYLGGWEFPIPLDILAGWVGVSRDSSWLQVVDASLGITMTLLKAYFLVFIAILLRWTVPRVRIDQLLDLGWKFLLPVSLVNLLLTAALKLAFPFAFGG, encoded by the coding sequence ATGAATTCAGGAATAGACCTGCAAGGTACTTTTATTGAAACCCTAATGGATTTGGGACTACCTGCGGATGTAGCCAAAGTCATATGGATGCCACTGCCGATGATTTTAATGATTATTGGCTCGACAGTGGGGGTGTTGGTATGCGTGTGGTTGGAGCGGAAAATTTCTGCTGCCGCGCAACAGCGAATTGGTCCTGAATATATTGGTCCATTTGGTTTACTAGCTCCTGTAGCTGACGGTTTGAAACTGGTCTTCAAGGAAGATGTGGTTCCAGCCAAATCAGATTCGCTACTATTTACCCTCGGACCCATCATTGTTGTCATTCCCGTGTTTCTGTCTTATCTAATCGTGCCGTTCGGACAGAACTTGGTAATTACTAATGTAGGGATGGGAGTTTTCTTATGGATTTCATTGTCAAGCATTCAGCCGATTGGTTTGCTGATGGCAGGCTATTCCTCCAATAACAAATACTCCCTACTCGGGGGTTTACGAGCAGCAGCGCAGTCAATTAGCTACGAAGTTCCCCTTGCCCTATCAGTGCTGGCGGTTGTCATGATGTCTAACAGCCTTAGCACCATCGACATTGTGGAACAGCAATCGGGCTACGGCATTTTAGGCTGGAACGTATGGCGACAGCCGCTTGGTTTTGTCATTTTCTGGATTGCAGCTTTAGCAGAATGCGAACGGATGCCCTTTGACTTACCAGAAGCAGAAGAAGAACTGGTGGCGGGATATCAAACCGAATACGCTGGCATGAAATTTGGTTTGTTCTACTTGGGTTCCTATGTTAACCTTGTCCTTTCTGCCCTGATGGTAGCCGTTTTATACCTCGGTGGTTGGGAATTTCCCATTCCCCTCGATATTCTTGCTGGCTGGGTGGGAGTGAGCAGAGATAGTTCTTGGTTGCAAGTCGTCGATGCATCTTTAGGCATCACTATGACGCTACTCAAAGCTTATTTCCTCGTCTTTATTGCCATCCTACTGCGCTGGACAGTGCCCCGCGTGCGGATCGACCAGTTATTAGACTTAGGATGGAAGTTTTTGCTGCCTGTAAGTCTAGTTAATTTACTTTTGACCGCAGCGCTGAAGTTAGCTTTTCCCTTTGCCTTCGGCGGGTAG
- the ndhI gene encoding NAD(P)H-quinone oxidoreductase subunit I: MLKFLKQIGDYAKESVQAARYIGQGLAVTFDHMQRRPITVQYPYERLIPSERFRGRIHFEFDKCIACEVCVRVCPINLPVVDWEFDKPSKKKKLNHYSIDFGVCIFCGNCVEYCPTNCLSMTEEYDLCTYDRHELNYDNVALGRLPYKVTQDPMVTPLRELVYLPKGVLDPHDLPADAKRAGMLPEEIVKQEEQTAQ; this comes from the coding sequence ATGTTGAAATTTCTCAAGCAAATTGGCGATTATGCCAAAGAATCAGTTCAAGCAGCTCGCTATATCGGTCAAGGGCTAGCAGTAACCTTCGACCACATGCAGCGGCGACCGATTACAGTTCAGTATCCCTACGAAAGACTCATTCCCTCGGAACGCTTTCGCGGCAGAATTCACTTTGAATTTGATAAGTGTATTGCTTGTGAAGTGTGCGTTCGTGTTTGTCCGATTAACCTACCTGTAGTCGATTGGGAATTTGACAAACCATCGAAAAAGAAAAAACTCAACCACTACAGTATTGATTTTGGCGTTTGTATTTTCTGCGGTAACTGCGTGGAATACTGCCCGACAAACTGTCTATCCATGACAGAAGAATACGACCTCTGTACCTACGATCGCCACGAACTCAACTACGATAACGTAGCTCTAGGTCGCTTACCGTATAAAGTTACCCAAGATCCAATGGTTACGCCACTGCGGGAACTCGTTTACTTACCCAAAGGCGTACTCGACCCGCACGATCTGCCAGCAGATGCCAAACGAGCTGGTATGCTACCAGAAGAAATTGTCAAGCAAGAAGAACAGACTGCTCAGTAG
- a CDS encoding NADH-quinone oxidoreductase subunit J translates to MNIAQGVQIVSFGILAAMMIGAALGVVLLSNIVYSAFLLAGVFISIAGMYLLLNADFVATAQVLIYVGAVNVLILFAIMLVNKREDFAPLRNAWVRPTLTAIVSLGLFALLSTMVLATPWVYSTGVTPGNNSIVSIGQHFFSDFLLPFELASVLLLMAMVGAIILARREFLPEQTISPRKEQPVLTLPERPRELITVSGDRTSNLSKDKQAKGNS, encoded by the coding sequence GTGAACATAGCACAAGGGGTACAGATTGTTTCGTTTGGCATCTTAGCAGCGATGATGATTGGGGCAGCCTTGGGAGTGGTGCTGCTGTCCAATATCGTCTACTCTGCTTTTTTATTAGCAGGGGTATTTATCAGTATTGCGGGAATGTATTTGTTGCTGAATGCTGATTTTGTCGCCACGGCTCAGGTGCTGATTTACGTCGGAGCGGTGAACGTACTGATCCTATTCGCGATTATGTTGGTGAATAAGCGCGAGGATTTTGCCCCGCTGCGGAATGCTTGGGTACGCCCGACGTTAACTGCGATCGTCAGTTTGGGATTATTCGCGCTGTTAAGTACGATGGTGCTGGCAACGCCTTGGGTATATTCTACTGGCGTGACACCTGGTAATAATTCCATCGTCTCGATTGGACAACATTTCTTCAGCGACTTCTTGCTACCGTTTGAACTGGCTTCAGTTTTGTTATTAATGGCAATGGTAGGGGCGATTATTTTAGCGCGGCGGGAATTTTTGCCAGAACAAACAATTTCGCCGCGTAAAGAACAACCTGTATTGACATTGCCAGAACGTCCGCGCGAACTTATTACCGTGTCGGGCGATCGCACCAGCAATTTAAGTAAGGACAAGCAAGCCAAAGGTAACTCTTAG
- the nuoK gene encoding NADH-quinone oxidoreductase subunit NuoK, with protein sequence MQLQYFLILAAALFCIGIYGLITSRNAIRVLMSIELLLNAVNLNLMAFSNFLDSQAIKGQVFTVFVITVAAAEAAVGLAIVLAIYRNRDTIDMEQFNLLKW encoded by the coding sequence ATGCAACTCCAGTACTTTCTCATTCTCGCCGCCGCCCTATTTTGTATTGGGATCTACGGCTTGATTACCAGTCGCAACGCCATCCGCGTATTGATGTCAATTGAATTGTTACTCAATGCCGTAAATTTAAACTTGATGGCATTTTCTAACTTTTTAGATTCACAAGCAATCAAGGGTCAGGTTTTTACTGTATTTGTCATTACCGTCGCTGCGGCTGAAGCAGCTGTAGGATTAGCAATTGTGTTAGCGATTTACCGTAACCGCGACACAATCGATATGGAGCAATTCAATCTGTTGAAATGGTAG
- a CDS encoding NAD(+) kinase, with product MQLKQAIIAHKAGDSLSRRWAETCAAQLENRGCRILMGPSGPKDNPYPVFLASAIAPIDLAIVLGGDGTVLTAARHLAAEGIPILAVNVGGNLGFLTESFESFKDSEQVWDRLLEDRYAIQRRMMLQAGLYEGDRTNIERVSDRFLALNEMCIKPASADRTITAILEMEIDGEVVDQYQGDGLIIATPTGSTGYTVSANGPIIHDGMKAITVTPICPMSLSSRPIVLPPGSVVSVWALGDYELNTKLWTDSVLGTAIWPGQRVDIQMADCDAKFIILRENYSYYQTLREKLQWAGARIQYTNNHRN from the coding sequence GTGCAGCTAAAGCAAGCCATCATCGCTCATAAAGCAGGAGATTCCCTCAGTCGCCGCTGGGCAGAAACTTGCGCTGCCCAGCTGGAAAACCGTGGTTGTAGAATCTTGATGGGTCCCAGCGGTCCTAAAGATAACCCTTACCCAGTGTTTCTCGCGTCAGCTATTGCACCAATCGATTTAGCAATAGTACTGGGTGGTGATGGCACGGTTTTGACAGCTGCTAGGCACTTAGCTGCTGAGGGAATCCCCATTTTGGCTGTCAATGTGGGTGGAAATTTAGGTTTTTTAACCGAGTCATTTGAGAGTTTTAAGGATTCAGAACAAGTTTGGGATCGCCTGCTAGAGGATAGATACGCGATTCAGCGACGGATGATGTTACAGGCGGGACTTTATGAAGGCGATCGCACCAATATTGAAAGAGTAAGCGATCGCTTTCTAGCATTAAATGAAATGTGTATTAAACCCGCGTCTGCCGATCGCACGATCACTGCAATTCTGGAAATGGAAATTGATGGGGAAGTGGTAGATCAATATCAGGGTGATGGGTTAATTATCGCTACCCCGACTGGTTCCACAGGCTACACCGTCTCCGCCAATGGACCGATTATTCACGATGGGATGAAAGCGATTACCGTGACTCCCATCTGTCCGATGAGCCTTTCCAGTCGACCGATTGTTTTACCACCTGGTTCCGTCGTCAGCGTGTGGGCTTTAGGCGATTACGAACTAAATACTAAATTGTGGACGGATAGCGTCCTTGGGACTGCAATTTGGCCTGGACAGCGAGTTGATATTCAAATGGCAGATTGCGACGCTAAGTTTATTATTTTACGAGAAAACTATTCTTATTATCAAACTTTACGCGAGAAATTACAGTGGGCGGGAGCGAGAATTCAATATACAAATAACCATAGAAATTAA
- a CDS encoding type II toxin-antitoxin system HicA family toxin: MGRQRVFSAQEVCRILEQYGFIKVRQRGSHIIMQKRTEDTTITVPVPNYSEIRIKTLQSIIRQSGLPRSLFEEQ; this comes from the coding sequence TTGGGTAGACAGCGAGTTTTCTCCGCTCAAGAAGTCTGTCGAATTCTCGAACAGTATGGATTTATCAAAGTTCGGCAGCGTGGCAGTCATATTATTATGCAAAAGCGAACCGAAGATACAACAATTACTGTTCCTGTGCCGAATTATTCGGAGATACGTATAAAAACTTTGCAATCTATTATTCGGCAGTCAGGATTGCCACGCTCTTTATTCGAGGAGCAATAA
- a CDS encoding type II toxin-antitoxin system HicB family antitoxin, producing MKQIQQFTGIIEREGNGYVSLCPELDIASQGSTVEEARNNLVEALELFFETANPAEIKTRLHGEVFITRLEIAIG from the coding sequence ATGAAACAAATACAACAGTTTACAGGAATCATCGAACGGGAAGGAAATGGCTACGTTTCTTTATGTCCAGAGCTAGATATTGCCAGTCAAGGTAGTACAGTTGAGGAGGCAAGAAATAATTTAGTTGAAGCATTAGAATTATTTTTTGAGACCGCAAATCCTGCTGAAATTAAAACTCGATTGCACGGTGAAGTGTTTATCACCAGATTGGAGATTGCGATTGGGTAG